In the Flagellimonas sp. HMM57 genome, one interval contains:
- a CDS encoding AraC family transcriptional regulator: MLGLLLIFMAFRVGKSVMLYFGNDLEPIFIFAGLSFLLVIGPLLRWYILAMTTSDFKLPSFYILELAPFVVIFVISLFVSNNWFNENNSMAVALFASTIIFSYLHLACYIFQSGMLVRKVINIHTKMQRTKYQMVIIQWLRILIVGFGMIWISYVLNLIEDTVPYIVGPVMYSVVIYYLSYKAFKLNATHIDGTVFAQNENVALFQRIRELMVSEKLYLESDISLVRLSKMVEKSTQKTSEIINQYAKRNFNDFVNHYRIQEAKEMLLDTANKKYTISSIAFDIGFSSLSSFNVAFKKFEGTTPSLYRKNNSC; encoded by the coding sequence TTGCTGGGATTGCTATTGATCTTTATGGCATTTCGCGTTGGTAAATCGGTCATGTTATATTTTGGAAATGACCTCGAGCCCATTTTTATATTTGCTGGATTATCCTTTCTTCTGGTCATAGGACCTTTGTTACGATGGTATATTTTGGCAATGACAACATCAGACTTTAAACTACCCAGTTTTTATATATTGGAATTAGCGCCGTTTGTTGTGATTTTTGTCATCAGCTTGTTTGTAAGTAATAATTGGTTCAATGAAAATAATAGCATGGCGGTTGCATTGTTTGCAAGCACAATTATTTTCAGTTATCTACATTTAGCGTGTTACATTTTTCAATCTGGCATGTTGGTGCGTAAGGTTATCAATATCCATACAAAGATGCAACGAACAAAATATCAGATGGTTATAATTCAATGGTTACGAATTCTAATTGTTGGTTTTGGTATGATTTGGATTTCATATGTTTTGAACCTCATAGAGGACACTGTCCCATACATTGTAGGACCTGTTATGTATTCCGTGGTTATCTATTATTTGAGTTACAAGGCATTTAAATTAAACGCTACCCATATAGATGGAACTGTTTTTGCACAGAATGAAAACGTTGCGTTGTTTCAACGTATCCGCGAATTGATGGTTTCTGAAAAATTATATCTAGAATCGGATATTTCTCTGGTTCGTTTAAGTAAGATGGTGGAGAAAAGCACTCAAAAAACTTCAGAAATTATAAACCAATATGCCAAGCGCAACTTCAACGATTTTGTTAATCATTATCGAATTCAAGAAGCGAAAGAAATGCTTTTGGACACTGCCAATAAAAAATATACCATTTCATCGATTGCCTTTGATATAGGTTTTAGCAGCCTATCTTCCTTTAATGTAGCTTTTAAGAAATTTGAAGGTACAACACCATCATTGTATAGAAAGAATAATTCTTGCTAA
- a CDS encoding type 1 glutamine amidotransferase domain-containing protein — protein sequence MLKKYPIFKWTLLVLTVLFVLILSFGLWFKSLIPPKNTEIAATKIEDLPYLSQNILPVRGKILAVVTSTKTMGNSDKSTGYELTELARAYYVFKANGFEVDIASPLGGKPPVVIDDEDMGVYDFAFLNDATAQNKVDNTIPLKDVVKENYEAVFFVGGKGAMFDFPKNKNIQDMVRDYYQSNKVIGAVCHGPAALVNVTLDNGRSLLENKRVSAFTNDEELLLIPEAASIFPFLLQDKLIAQGARFKKGEMYLDKISHDANLVTGQNPWSVWSVAETMIEQMGHKPKFREITDEENAVNILITYEKYGAQSAKELITKILKDEKMPINRVLIAKHSIIAAMKGDIGRFVDIIALVSFIKQMEA from the coding sequence ATGCTTAAAAAATATCCAATTTTTAAATGGACGCTACTTGTCTTAACAGTACTGTTTGTATTGATTCTTTCTTTTGGGCTATGGTTTAAAAGTTTAATTCCTCCTAAGAATACTGAAATAGCAGCTACAAAAATAGAAGACCTACCTTATCTATCGCAAAACATCCTACCGGTACGGGGCAAGATTCTTGCGGTCGTAACAAGTACCAAGACCATGGGGAATAGCGATAAGAGCACTGGCTACGAACTCACCGAGTTGGCCCGTGCGTACTATGTGTTCAAAGCCAACGGTTTTGAAGTGGACATTGCGAGTCCATTAGGGGGAAAACCTCCTGTGGTTATCGATGATGAAGATATGGGCGTATATGATTTTGCCTTTTTAAATGACGCCACAGCTCAGAATAAAGTTGATAACACCATTCCATTAAAAGACGTGGTCAAAGAAAATTATGAAGCAGTTTTCTTTGTTGGGGGCAAAGGAGCAATGTTCGATTTTCCAAAAAATAAAAACATTCAAGACATGGTTCGTGATTATTATCAATCCAATAAAGTTATTGGTGCCGTATGTCATGGTCCAGCGGCTTTGGTCAATGTAACTTTGGACAATGGTCGTTCCCTTTTGGAAAACAAAAGAGTGAGCGCTTTTACCAATGATGAAGAATTGTTGCTTATTCCGGAAGCAGCATCAATATTTCCATTTTTATTGCAAGATAAGTTGATAGCCCAAGGTGCTAGATTCAAGAAAGGGGAGATGTATCTGGATAAGATCAGTCACGATGCCAACTTGGTAACGGGTCAGAACCCTTGGTCCGTTTGGTCAGTTGCGGAAACCATGATAGAACAAATGGGACATAAACCAAAGTTCAGGGAAATTACTGATGAAGAAAATGCGGTCAACATTTTGATTACATATGAGAAATATGGTGCACAAAGCGCAAAGGAACTAATAACGAAAATATTAAAAGACGAGAAAATGCCCATTAATCGAGTTCTCATTGCAAAACATAGCATAATTGCGGCAATGAAAGGAGATATTGGTCGATTTGTTGATATCATAGCCTTAGTCTCTTTTATTAAGCAAATGGAAGCCTAG
- the nrdG gene encoding anaerobic ribonucleoside-triphosphate reductase activating protein, producing MYCHNFNVVLQEVPGEVSLCFSISGCPLRCEGCHSPFLWKKGSGTKLTQKLYEDILHKYYGFATCVIFMGGEWHKNELISSLKYAQDKGYKTCVYTGQDQLDLEILKHLTWVKTGRWDKSLGGLESKTTNQEFIEVKTKKRLNHLFLKT from the coding sequence ATGTATTGTCATAATTTCAATGTTGTACTTCAAGAGGTTCCGGGCGAAGTAAGCCTTTGTTTTTCAATTTCTGGGTGTCCTCTGAGGTGCGAAGGATGTCACTCTCCGTTTTTATGGAAGAAGGGAAGTGGTACAAAATTGACCCAAAAACTATATGAAGACATACTCCATAAATATTATGGATTTGCAACCTGTGTTATTTTTATGGGAGGGGAATGGCATAAAAATGAATTGATCAGCAGTTTGAAATATGCCCAAGACAAAGGATATAAAACTTGTGTTTACACGGGTCAAGACCAATTAGATCTAGAAATCTTAAAGCACCTGACCTGGGTCAAGACTGGAAGATGGGACAAATCTTTAGGAGGTTTGGAGAGCAAGACTACCAATCAAGAGTTTATCGAAGTAAAAACAAAAAAACGACTTAATCATCTATTCCTTAAAACTTAA